One Candidatus Nanosynbacter featherlites genomic region harbors:
- the gap gene encoding type I glyceraldehyde-3-phosphate dehydrogenase, which produces MAATRIAINGFGRIGRNAFKIARERSDLEIVAINDLTDTKTLAYLLKHDSNYGEYGRQVTFTENELIVDGQSVKVLAEKEPQQLPWKDMNIDVVIESTGFFTDKEGAGKHLEAGAKRVVISGPTKSDGVDTIVFGTNDDKIASATPIVSNASCTTNSLGAVMAVLDTEFGVEKSMLTTVHSYTASQRLQDAPAKDLREGRNAAENMVPTTTGAAIAVTKTLPQLTGKFDGLSVRVPTPVVSLSDVTALLRRDVTVEQVNEAFKKAAQDTFYQGILGVSEEPLVSRDFIGNSHSGVVDLPLTKVVGGNLIKVMVWYDNEWGYSNRLVELVADIGAVLKRAG; this is translated from the coding sequence ATGGCAGCAACAAGAATAGCAATTAACGGCTTTGGGCGGATTGGACGCAATGCGTTTAAGATTGCGCGTGAGCGTAGCGACTTGGAGATTGTCGCCATCAATGATTTGACGGACACAAAGACACTGGCATATCTCCTCAAGCACGACAGTAACTACGGTGAATACGGCCGCCAAGTGACATTTACAGAAAATGAACTCATCGTTGATGGTCAATCTGTCAAGGTTTTGGCAGAGAAAGAGCCGCAGCAATTGCCATGGAAAGATATGAATATCGATGTCGTGATTGAATCGACTGGCTTCTTTACCGACAAAGAGGGCGCGGGCAAACACTTGGAAGCTGGTGCGAAACGTGTGGTCATCAGTGGTCCAACCAAGTCTGATGGTGTGGATACGATTGTATTTGGTACCAATGACGACAAGATCGCCTCGGCAACGCCGATTGTCTCAAATGCCAGTTGTACCACCAACAGTTTGGGCGCAGTGATGGCTGTCCTGGACACAGAGTTTGGCGTGGAAAAATCAATGCTGACGACAGTGCACAGCTACACCGCCAGTCAAAGGTTACAGGACGCACCTGCTAAAGATCTGCGTGAAGGCCGTAACGCAGCTGAAAACATGGTGCCGACAACAACGGGTGCAGCCATTGCTGTGACGAAAACGTTGCCGCAGCTGACTGGCAAATTTGACGGTCTGAGTGTCCGTGTACCAACACCAGTGGTGTCGCTCAGTGACGTGACGGCGCTTCTCCGGCGTGACGTGACAGTCGAGCAGGTGAACGAGGCGTTCAAAAAAGCAGCTCAAGACACGTTCTATCAAGGCATTTTGGGTGTCAGTGAAGAGCCTCTCGTCAGTCGCGACTTTATCGGCAATTCGCACTCTGGGGTTGTTGATTTGCCACTCACCAAAGTCGTTGGTGGTAATTTGATCAAAGTCATGGTTTGGTATGACAATGAATGGGGCTATTCAAACCGTTTGGTGGAGTTGGTGGCAGACATTGGCGCTGTATTGAAACGCGCTGGCTAA
- a CDS encoding MFS transporter, with translation MKNPLVRRLAPLFIAKFLLCFVFWYSIEKLFMYSIGFNDASIGLMAAIYAVMSVLMEVPSGVLADRWSRKGVMILSALSMLLSSYFGWISNDPSLYVVSAAFWGFFDALASGTGSAMIYDLLKEEQGHTRNYDKILGRFEMLGGIALIISALLGGWLASATSLRSAFFATIITAGLAAVVLLFYRDTTIHKQSTDAKLIEHTKGTFAAVFKNPDLAWLVVVMLVVFLVQKMNGEFYQLWYAALSMPVALFGIAGAIITGTYSSGGAIVRFFATRRRVLLALAVCFISAIGMTISPLFWLTVGLQFIIGTLSFALVLALTSKMQHYLPSKYRAGAGSVINTVGRLIFIPCALLFGFLSNTTSIFVAGSMTVVFVGIGLFAEFHARREK, from the coding sequence ATGAAAAATCCACTCGTCCGACGCCTGGCGCCACTGTTTATTGCGAAATTCTTGCTGTGCTTCGTGTTTTGGTATTCCATCGAAAAACTATTTATGTACAGCATAGGATTCAATGACGCCAGTATTGGTTTGATGGCAGCAATTTATGCGGTAATGTCAGTCTTAATGGAAGTACCATCTGGCGTACTGGCGGATCGCTGGAGTCGAAAGGGTGTTATGATTCTGTCGGCCTTAAGTATGTTACTAAGCAGTTATTTTGGGTGGATTAGCAATGACCCATCACTGTATGTCGTGTCGGCAGCATTCTGGGGATTCTTTGATGCTCTTGCCAGCGGTACTGGTTCAGCCATGATTTATGACTTGCTTAAGGAAGAGCAGGGGCATACAAGAAACTACGATAAGATTTTGGGTCGCTTTGAGATGCTTGGCGGTATTGCTTTAATCATCAGCGCGTTATTAGGTGGATGGTTGGCGTCTGCCACATCGCTTAGGTCGGCGTTCTTTGCAACAATCATTACTGCAGGGTTAGCAGCAGTGGTCTTATTATTCTATCGAGATACAACGATTCACAAGCAATCAACCGATGCGAAATTGATCGAGCATACGAAGGGTACGTTTGCGGCTGTTTTCAAGAACCCTGACCTTGCCTGGCTGGTGGTTGTTATGCTGGTAGTATTTTTGGTACAGAAAATGAATGGCGAGTTCTATCAACTGTGGTATGCGGCGTTGTCTATGCCGGTAGCATTGTTTGGTATAGCAGGAGCTATCATCACGGGTACATATAGTTCTGGCGGTGCGATTGTTCGCTTCTTTGCCACTCGACGACGAGTCCTATTGGCGCTAGCTGTCTGCTTTATCTCCGCAATCGGCATGACTATCAGTCCGTTATTTTGGTTAACCGTTGGACTGCAGTTTATTATTGGCACGCTGTCGTTTGCACTAGTTCTTGCGCTTACATCAAAAATGCAGCACTATCTACCATCAAAATATCGCGCTGGTGCTGGTTCGGTGATCAATACTGTTGGTCGTCTGATATTCATCCCATGTGCATTATTGTTTGGTTTTCTGTCAAATACTACGAGTATCTTTGTCGCAGGCTCTATGACAGTTGTATTTGTCGGCATTGGTCTATTTGCAGAGTTTCACGCTAGAAGAGAAAAATAG
- a CDS encoding RelA/SpoT family protein, whose translation MTREELLATAGQKYDEVPVLVLASAIDYATEKHAGQKRKSGEPYINHPLAVAEILIEWGMDIDTVVAGVLHDTVEDTDATLDELESLFGRDVAFLVDGVTKVSQARAGMRSLDSYLPHTKDNLTKLMIAVGEDVRVIIIKLADRLHNMRTLQFMSPEKQKKIARETIEVFAPLADRLNMGRVRVQLEELSFKYLMPKDFHRTKNLMDSRLKKSQRKLDRVRREVEARLKAEKLVFQMDGRVKSVYSLFKKLDKVGDIDKIYDLIALRVIVDDLSTGYLVLGILHDMYQPMYERIKDYVANPKPNGYQSLHTTVQTPSGQIVEFQIRTKEMHEYAERGLAASFHYNEQKLTDAYKKGRMGAMPADLSWIRDLQEAAALAGEGKRFDSNKFRMKLFSDRIFVYSPKGDIYDLPRGAFPLDYAYRIHSDIAAHASGFKINGVMKPFTYHLRHGDTIEVLTNKSAHPKPDWRELIITPHAKDKLRLQLSRSGGILQQLTGGVSSLFRHR comes from the coding sequence ATGACGCGTGAAGAGCTACTCGCCACAGCTGGGCAAAAGTATGATGAAGTGCCAGTGCTGGTTTTGGCGAGTGCGATTGATTATGCGACTGAAAAACACGCTGGACAAAAACGCAAAAGCGGTGAGCCGTATATCAATCACCCGCTGGCGGTGGCCGAGATTTTGATTGAGTGGGGCATGGACATCGACACGGTGGTGGCGGGCGTGCTGCATGACACGGTCGAGGACACCGACGCGACGCTAGATGAACTGGAGAGTTTATTTGGACGAGACGTGGCGTTTTTGGTGGATGGCGTGACCAAGGTGTCGCAGGCACGCGCTGGCATGCGCAGTCTGGACAGCTATTTGCCACACACCAAGGATAATTTGACTAAATTGATGATCGCGGTCGGTGAAGATGTGCGGGTAATTATCATCAAATTGGCGGATCGCCTGCACAATATGCGGACGCTGCAATTTATGTCGCCAGAGAAGCAGAAGAAAATTGCTCGCGAGACGATCGAGGTGTTTGCGCCGCTGGCAGACCGATTGAACATGGGTCGCGTGCGTGTGCAGCTGGAAGAGTTGAGTTTCAAATATTTAATGCCGAAAGATTTTCACCGCACCAAAAATTTGATGGATAGTCGATTGAAAAAGTCGCAGCGAAAACTGGACCGTGTTCGCCGTGAAGTCGAGGCGCGACTGAAGGCGGAAAAACTCGTTTTCCAGATGGACGGCCGTGTCAAAAGTGTCTACAGTCTGTTTAAAAAACTTGATAAGGTCGGCGATATTGATAAGATTTATGATTTGATCGCCCTGCGGGTTATTGTCGATGATTTATCGACGGGATATTTGGTTCTGGGGATTTTGCACGATATGTATCAGCCGATGTACGAGCGGATCAAAGATTATGTCGCCAACCCCAAGCCAAACGGTTACCAAAGTCTACACACCACCGTGCAAACGCCGAGTGGGCAAATTGTTGAATTTCAAATTCGCACCAAAGAGATGCACGAATACGCTGAGCGTGGTTTGGCGGCCAGCTTCCACTACAACGAGCAGAAATTGACCGACGCGTACAAAAAGGGTCGTATGGGCGCTATGCCGGCAGACCTGTCGTGGATTCGCGACCTTCAGGAAGCGGCAGCGTTGGCGGGCGAAGGCAAACGATTTGATTCTAATAAGTTCCGCATGAAATTGTTCTCGGACCGCATTTTCGTGTATTCTCCAAAAGGCGATATTTATGATTTGCCACGCGGCGCTTTCCCATTGGATTATGCCTACCGCATTCACTCTGACATCGCGGCGCACGCTAGTGGTTTCAAAATCAATGGTGTCATGAAGCCGTTTACCTATCATTTGCGGCACGGCGACACCATCGAAGTCTTAACCAATAAGTCCGCCCACCCCAAGCCGGATTGGCGCGAACTGATCATAACGCCTCACGCTAAAGACAAGCTGCGTTTGCAATTGTCGCGTAGCGGTGGCATCTTGCAGCAATTGACTGGCGGCGTTTCGTCACTGTTTCGGCACCGATAA
- a CDS encoding inorganic diphosphatase yields the protein MADFNQILTPGDVENGIVNVVVEIPQGSNHKIEWNRELAVMQLDRVEPAIFAKPTNYGFIPQTLDEDGDELDALIITDQPLTTGIFMEAKVIGVLEFVDDDEVDDKVIVVPADDRNTGDAINSLEDLPPQLLKQIEHHFNHYKDMKKPGSTVVKGFGDVERAKQIIRDSIIRWNEQA from the coding sequence ATGGCAGACTTCAATCAAATTTTAACACCAGGTGACGTAGAAAACGGCATCGTGAATGTTGTCGTTGAGATCCCGCAAGGTTCAAACCACAAAATCGAGTGGAATCGTGAGCTAGCGGTCATGCAACTGGACCGCGTCGAGCCAGCAATTTTTGCCAAGCCAACCAACTATGGTTTCATCCCGCAGACATTGGACGAGGACGGCGATGAATTGGATGCTTTAATCATCACCGACCAGCCACTGACAACGGGTATTTTCATGGAGGCAAAGGTTATTGGTGTGCTGGAGTTTGTTGATGATGATGAAGTTGACGATAAGGTGATCGTGGTGCCAGCTGATGACCGCAACACCGGTGATGCTATTAACTCATTGGAAGACTTACCGCCACAACTGCTCAAACAAATTGAGCATCATTTCAATCACTACAAAGATATGAAAAAGCCAGGCTCGACAGTCGTCAAGGGCTTTGGTGACGTTGAGCGTGCCAAGCAAATCATTCGCGATTCGATCATTCGCTGGAACGAGCAAGCGTAA
- a CDS encoding NAD(P)/FAD-dependent oxidoreductase, whose amino-acid sequence MSKEVIIVGAGPSALTAAIYLSREDVPTTLYERGVVGGMAAITDQIDNYPGFAEGVTGMKLASELQQQAERFGADIEYGDVTELKQVNGELELTVDGQPVRTKAVLLATGSNHRKLGVPGEDELYGRGVHYCATCDGAFYRDKKLIVVGGGNSAVQEAIFLTRYASHIDLLVRSKLRASDVLQKELQKYVDAGNITVHIGATTDEIIVKDDQFYGVKSTQNGEQKEFTADGLFVFIGLIPNTQFLTDSDVELDLGGHIVTDEHLHTNVPGVFASGDVRSGATMQIASAVGEGAVAALQIREYLQEKAREE is encoded by the coding sequence ATGTCTAAAGAAGTTATCATCGTTGGCGCTGGTCCAAGCGCGCTCACCGCAGCCATCTATTTGTCGCGTGAAGACGTGCCAACGACACTGTATGAACGCGGCGTGGTCGGCGGCATGGCGGCTATTACTGACCAAATTGATAATTACCCGGGCTTCGCTGAGGGCGTGACCGGCATGAAGTTGGCGTCCGAATTGCAGCAGCAGGCTGAGCGGTTCGGTGCGGATATTGAGTACGGTGACGTGACAGAGCTGAAGCAAGTTAATGGCGAATTGGAATTGACAGTTGATGGTCAGCCAGTGCGAACTAAAGCTGTGTTGTTAGCGACCGGCTCAAATCATCGGAAGCTGGGTGTGCCAGGCGAAGACGAGCTGTATGGTCGTGGCGTGCATTACTGTGCGACGTGCGACGGTGCATTTTACCGCGATAAGAAACTGATCGTCGTTGGTGGCGGTAACTCAGCGGTGCAAGAAGCGATATTTTTGACTCGCTACGCAAGCCACATTGACCTGTTGGTGCGCAGCAAATTACGCGCCAGCGACGTCTTGCAAAAAGAACTACAAAAATACGTTGACGCAGGCAACATTACCGTCCACATCGGTGCAACTACCGATGAAATTATCGTGAAGGACGACCAATTCTACGGTGTCAAATCAACCCAGAACGGCGAGCAGAAAGAGTTTACTGCAGACGGCTTATTTGTCTTCATCGGCTTGATTCCAAATACGCAGTTTTTGACAGACTCAGATGTTGAGCTGGACCTCGGCGGACACATCGTCACCGACGAGCATTTGCACACCAATGTTCCCGGTGTCTTTGCTTCGGGTGACGTGCGTTCCGGTGCAACCATGCAAATCGCTTCGGCGGTCGGCGAGGGCGCGGTCGCAGCGTTGCAAATTCGTGAATATTTACAAGAAAAAGCCAGAGAGGAGTAA
- a CDS encoding FKBP-type peptidyl-prolyl cis-trans isomerase, which translates to MAIARSQRIGIWIITITMLVGTVGGFIAMIVAPGNEAKDQAELQRAQESYKAANTERQKKVDAQTAELNNKYYAKFAEFGSRVGAFEAGDVKELGKEDLVEGDGAEVKDDTKFAVYYIGWNAKGEVFDQSIADGKLKAPFAINGPANTAVIQGWKEGLVGMKIGGVRELTIPADKAYGSQGQGDKIPANAPLKFVIMAIEKPANIPQPEMPEIIKRYYKSRGLNV; encoded by the coding sequence ATGGCGATAGCAAGATCGCAAAGAATAGGAATTTGGATTATTACAATCACAATGTTAGTGGGTACAGTTGGCGGATTTATCGCCATGATAGTGGCTCCGGGCAATGAAGCCAAAGATCAGGCTGAGCTGCAGCGAGCGCAAGAAAGCTATAAAGCAGCAAATACAGAACGCCAAAAGAAAGTTGACGCGCAGACGGCGGAATTAAACAATAAATATTATGCTAAATTTGCTGAGTTTGGCTCACGGGTCGGTGCGTTTGAAGCTGGCGATGTCAAAGAACTCGGCAAAGAGGACTTGGTGGAAGGTGACGGCGCAGAAGTCAAAGATGACACCAAATTTGCGGTGTATTACATTGGATGGAATGCCAAAGGTGAAGTATTTGACCAGTCAATCGCTGATGGTAAATTGAAAGCACCATTTGCCATAAACGGTCCGGCGAATACCGCAGTCATCCAGGGTTGGAAAGAGGGCCTAGTTGGGATGAAGATTGGCGGTGTGCGTGAATTGACAATTCCAGCTGATAAAGCTTACGGCAGTCAAGGTCAGGGTGATAAAATCCCTGCCAATGCGCCGCTGAAGTTTGTCATCATGGCCATTGAAAAGCCAGCAAATATTCCACAGCCAGAAATGCCAGAAATTATCAAACGATATTATAAATCAAGGGGGCTCAATGTCTAA